From the Glycine max cultivar Williams 82 chromosome 11, Glycine_max_v4.0, whole genome shotgun sequence genome, the window TTGGATTCCAAGCGTACGATGGGATATGTCGTATATGAAGTGTAGTTCAAGAGTGAATACTTCTCGAATAACGAAATTTTTAGTGAATACTTTGAAACCCATTTACAAGGAGTGGCTATTACGGGAGTAATCTTaatgcataaattaaattattctatGCCTGCTGTTTCGcgacaaatattttttgaaacgaGTGAAAAGTTGGGACagaattgaaaaaatgaaatatctaCAAAGGGCATGAAGACACTCAAATTATCTCACCAAAAACCTTTCTATTAAAGATGACAATTACAATATGCGTTTTACAAAGCAAAAGCCTAACaaaaataggagagagagagagagagagatttctTGATCAATATTAACAATAACGCGATGTAGCATACACATCTATATCATATCTACTTAGACCATGCAACTGCATCGATCTCAGCTTGTGCACTCCGGTATAACTCAAGTCTCTTTGATAGGGCACTTCGTCTTTCCATGATTGCAGGATCCTCATTCAGAAATGAGGACAGACGCTTGGGCTGCAAAGACGATTTACGCAGACTATCAGTGTTTAATCTATTAGGAAAATACATAAACTATATGGAAACAgccaacatataaaaaaaaacgttaATAATAACCAAAAGACACATCATAAAACTAGGGAACACAGGTTATTTCTCACCTCAATTTTGCCTAGCTCGGTGAAAAACTGATCAAGTAGGCCTCGTTTGGCTTCCCTCACTTGACAATAGACAATTGACTTGGGAATTGAATGACGCAGACTTGCACAGACCATATTGACATAAGACAGAACATTGGTTCCTGTTTATACATACACATCACTACTGTTAGTAGTTCAATTCATTTCCAACATATTGACAATGTACAGGCTAAGGTTAAACTATAAGGGAGAGCATGATATCTCAGTccaagaaaatgaattttgtaaaACTTACCAATTCTCCTAAGATATGAATCATTATATCTATCAAAAATTGAATGTGTAGCATTGCCACCCTTATCAACATCTTGAGGAAGCTTCCGAAAGTAATCAACCGTCAAATAGCCACACTCCATATCAACTAGCTGTAGTGTTGCTCTTTTGCTTTCCTCCCTCATTTTTTCTAGCGAATCAATGGCGGCATTCCCAACCTCAACACGTAGACCAGGATATTGCTTCAAGTCCTGTGAGTTAACCAGACCAACAACGTATGTGTATCAGCTAGGGAAGTGGGATGATAATGCCAGAAAACAACTGCTCCAAGTGCGTGGAAACCCTATGTTTTAATCTCTACACAagcaattttttatgtttgtccTTATACCTCCATTTTGTAGGAGTTTTGCACCTCCAGGAAAAAAACAATGAccgaaatatataaaaataaaaaattaccatATAGGAACTAAAACATAGAATTTGTAGGTATAGAGACTAAAACACAAAGATGAGACAAAGTATAGAGGGACCTTGGCAGTCACAAGACCCATATAAAATCTTTCTAACAAAAGAACACATGTTCTTTGTCCCAGGAAAACTAGGACTATACATCAAATTggtttttattctttgataaaaattatGGCAATGAATTTAGAAGCGTTTTCCTATTGCATAACAGGTTGAGCTAATAATTAGTCTTTGATCAAAGTATTAGCCATTGGCATCTCTCTAATTTCAGCAGCTTTACATAGTTCACAAATAGAGTTTACAGATTAATGTACTGACAGCATCTAGGCACACAACCAtgcatattttatttccttGAGCAAAcaaaactgaattttttttaacatcaaaATTAAAGGCATAGCAGCAAGGAGGACCAAAcctattaaatttaaaacatagcAGGACAACAGAAACACTAAATATCAATATGGTGAGGAACTTACCAGAGTCTCACTAATAGCTTTGTGAACCAGGTCTTTTAATAGGGAATGAACCTGGTAACACAATTCAAAATggcataaataaataagaaaaatgagatcAGCAAAGATGAAAAGttgcataattaaataaattaactatgacaaaatacatgataaataaaaatgccaaaatttgtaaatttcCCCATTCTAAAGGCTGCTTCAGACAAGGTGGAAGTTGAGGCTAAGGTTTTTTAATCATTAAGGAGGCCAATTATCAACTTGAACAATTTTCCCCTTGTAATTTCTACCACACATGATCTCAAAAAATGCTTTTGGGAACAAATAAATTTACAGAGAGGAGTGATGATCAATGGCAAATTTCcaatttgtatttattattattctacgGAAACCATTTCTTTACAGTGAATGAAGATCCAATCTAcaagtttcaaaaatatttctgACTGGAGATCAAAACTGAAAGGGGTACACCGTAGACATAATTGTGAAtgctaaatttaaaatagtacTTGAGAAACTTTTAGTGTGTCAATTGCAAAAGGAAAATGACTAATTATATCAGGGTCATTAAAAAATGTGCTTAATAACAATAAGTTTCATATCACTGATCTCCAATTTATACATACCGCATCAACAGCTGCCTCAGCTGGACCCCTGACAGTAGTTAGAGAAGATTCAATTAGTCGACGGTATCCTTGTTCAGGAGCTATTAGATGAGGTTGATACCCATCAGCTTCCGTAATAAGTTTCCTTATATTTTCCATCGAAAGCTGCTTATCAAACTGCAGCCTTTTTAAGGCAGCAGGCAACTGATTGTCAAagacattataaattttatcgcCTCCAGGTCGCCTATAAGGGATTCACAAATTATTGTAGTTAGTTTGAGAAAATGAATGAAGCACAAGGATAATTAAGAAACAAGAAGGATAAGAGcgctgaattattttaaaataaatgcacAAAAAGGTAATACATACACGCCATCAAGATGTTCTTTGAATATATGATCAAATGAGCGGCAAATTTCCATGATTGAATACAGCTTTCCCTGcatgtgttttgtaatcaatcatttgaaaattcaaatatagCATGCTACATTATGATCCCTGAAATTGGAGTGCCATAGGTACCACTAACTTTCAATAACCATAGCTAGTATATTTCAGTTCACCAGAATCAATGGACGAATAGTTGGAAACCTGGAATGGACTTCATTCATCAAAGACACAAGGGACAGAGGATGGAAATACAAGGCCTTTTTCAACAGCGTACCATATAAATAATCAAGAGTTTTTGGaaatttataattcaaataGGTTGGAGCTATGAAGACCAAAATTACCCCATCATCAGCTGCAATAGGCTTTCCCAGACGACTCAGTTCAGCTTCAAGTTCAGCAATTGTTTTACTAATAAGAGATTGAATACCAGGAATTTTGGACTTGATTACTGCCTCCAAATGCTGAGATATAAAGCATTATGATTTAGTCATCGaaacaagtaaaataaaatgttccaagtattaatattaataataataatgtaaaataaaaaaaataatatgtttcaTTCAATTAATGTTCTATAAggataaattgttatttttgtacCTTAGAAAGCATCTTTGCTAGATGCTCAGAACCCATTCTGTTAGCAAGGTGATTATATTCAGGGgtattagaaaaatattcacGTTCTCTACGTCTAGCAGCAATCATGTCAACATTCTTGTTAATATCTGCTTGTGATCTATTGACAACACCGATCCA encodes:
- the LOC100787913 gene encoding dynamin-related protein 5A, whose product is MENLISLVNKIQRACTALGDHGEASALPTLWDSLPAIAVVGGQSSGKSSVLESIVGKDFLPRGSGIVTRRPLVLQLHKIDEGGREYAEFLHLPRKRFTDFAAVRKEIQDETDRETGRTRQISSVPIHLSIYSPNVVNLTLIDLPGLTKVAVEGQPDSIVQDIENMVRSYIEKPNCLILAITPANQDLATSDAIKISREVDPTGERTFGVLTKIDLMDKGTDAVEMLEGRAYRLKYPWIGVVNRSQADINKNVDMIAARRREREYFSNTPEYNHLANRMGSEHLAKMLSKHLEAVIKSKIPGIQSLISKTIAELEAELSRLGKPIAADDGGKLYSIMEICRSFDHIFKEHLDGVRPGGDKIYNVFDNQLPAALKRLQFDKQLSMENIRKLITEADGYQPHLIAPEQGYRRLIESSLTTVRGPAEAAVDAVHSLLKDLVHKAISETLDLKQYPGLRVEVGNAAIDSLEKMREESKRATLQLVDMECGYLTVDYFRKLPQDVDKGGNATHSIFDRYNDSYLRRIGTNVLSYVNMVCASLRHSIPKSIVYCQVREAKRGLLDQFFTELGKIEPKRLSSFLNEDPAIMERRSALSKRLELYRSAQAEIDAVAWSK